A stretch of Aythya fuligula isolate bAytFul2 chromosome 1, bAytFul2.pri, whole genome shotgun sequence DNA encodes these proteins:
- the MCM5 gene encoding DNA replication licensing factor MCM5 encodes MSGFDEPGIYYSDSFGGEPAADEGQVRKSQLQRRFKEFLRQYRVGTDRTGFTFKYRDELKRHYNLGQYWVEVEMEDLASFDEDLADYLYKQPAEHLQLLEEAAKEVADEVTRPRPSGEEALQDIQVMLRSDANAASIRSLKSDQMSHLVKIPGIVIAATPVRAKATKIAIQCRSCRNTINNIAVRPGLEGYSLPRKCNTEQAGRPKCPLDPYFIMPDKCKCVDFQVLKLQESPDAVPHGEMPRHLQLYCDRYLCDKVVPGNRVTIMGIYSIKKSAQSKNKGRDNVGVGIRSAYIRVVGIQVDTEGSGHSFAGSVTPQEEEELRCLAAMPNIYETIAKSIAPSIYGSADIKKAIACLLFGGSRKRLPDGLTRRGDINLLMLGDPGTAKSQLLKFVEKCSPIGVYTSGKGSSAAGLTASVIRDPSSRSFFMEGGAMVLADGGVVCIDEFDKMREDDRVAIHEAMEQQTISIAKAGITTTLNSRCSVLAAANSVFGRWDETKGEENIDFMPTILSRFDMIFIVKDEHNEERDVTLAKHVMSLHVSALTQTQAVEGEIELNKLKKLISFCRTKCGPRLSAAAAEKLKNRYILMRSGSRQHEQESDRRSSIPITVRQLEAIVRIAESLSKMKLQPFATEADVEEALRLFQVSTLDAAMSGSLSGAEGFTTQEDQEMLSRIEKQLKRRFAIGSQVSEHSIVQDFMRQKYPEHAIYKVLQLMMRRGEIQHRMQRKVLYRIK; translated from the exons ATGTCGGGCTTCGACGAGCCCGGCATCTACTACAGCGACAGCTTCGGCGGCGAGCCGGCGGCCGACGAGGGGCAGGTGCGGAAATCCCAGCTGCAGCGGCGCTTCAAGGAGTTCCTGCGGCAGTACCGCGTGGGCACGGACCGGACGGGCTTCACCTTCAAATACAG GGATGAGCTCAAGCGGCACTACAACCTGGGCCAGTACTGGGTGGAGGTGGAGATGGAGGACCTGGCCAGCTTCGATGAAGATCTCGCTGACTACCTGTACAAGCAGCCTGCGGAGCACCTGCAGCTG ctggaagaagcagcaaaagaGGTTGCAGATGAGGTCACCCGTCCTCGTCCTTCAGGGGAGGAAGCCCTCCAGGACATCCAGGTCATGCTCAGATCCGATGCCAACGCAGCCAGCATCCGCAGCCTGAAG TCCGACCAGATGTCCCACCTTGTGAAGATCCCCGGGATCGTAATTGCGGCAACCCCCGTGCGAGCCAAAGCCACCAAAATAGCCATCCAGTGCCGCAGCTGCCGGAACACCATCAACAACATCGCCGTGCGCCCGGGCCTCGAGGGGTATTCTCTCCCTAGGAAATGCAACAC AGAACAGGCTGGCCGCCCGAAGTGCCCGCTGGACCCTTATTTCATCATGCCAGATAAGTGCAAGTGTGTGGACTTCCAGGTCCTGAAGCTGCAGGAGTCCCCCGACGCCGTGCCACACGGGGAGATGCCCCGGCACCTGCAGCTGTACTGCGACAG GTACCTGTGTGACAAAGTTGTCCCAGGGAACAGAGTCACTATCATGGGCATTTACTCCATCAAGAAATCTGCCCAGAGCAAGAACAAGGGTCGGGACAACGTCGGCGTGGGCATCCGAAGCGCTTACATCCGCGTGGTGGGCATCCAGGTGGACACAGAGGGCTCAG GACACAGTTTTGCTGGCTCAGTGACCCctcaggaagaggaggagctCCGTTGCCTCGCTGCCATGCCCAACATCTACGAGACGATAGCCAAGAGCATCGCACCCTCCATCTACGGCAGCGCCGACATCAAGAAGGCCATTGCTTGCCTCTTGTTTGGCGGCTCTCGCAAgag GCTCCCGGATGGGCTGACCCGCCGAGGAGACATCAACTTGTTGATGCTGGGTGACCCTGGCACGGCCAAATCCCAGCTGCTGAAGTTCGTAGAGAAGTGTTCGCCCATTGGG GTATATACCTCAGGGAAaggcagcagcgctgctggcCTGACAGCCTCGGTCATCCGCGACCCATCCTCAAGGAGCTTCTTCATGGAGGGGGGAGCCATGGTGCTGGCGGACGGCGGAGTGGTGTGCATCGATGAGTTTGACAAG ATGCGGGAGGATGACCGCGTGGCCATCCACGAAGCCATGGAGCAGCAGACTATCTCCATTGCCAAG GCAGGCATCACAACCACACTGAACTCCCGCTGCTCGGTGCTTGCAGCTGCCAACTCCGTCTTCGGGCGTTGGGATGAGACCAAAGGCGAGGAGAACATTGACTTTATGCCTACCATCCTGTCCCGATTTGACATGATCTTCATCGTCAAGGATGAGCACAACGAGGAGCGAGACGTG ACGTTGGCCAAGCACGTGATGTCCTTACACGTGAGCGCCTTGACGCAGACCCAGGCCGTGGAGGGCGAGATCGAACTGAACAAGCTGAAGAAACTCATCTCCTTCTGCCGCAC GAAATGTGGCCCCCGGCTGTCGGCGGCAGCGGCGGAGAAGCTGAAGAACCGCTACATCCTGATGCGGAGCGGCAGCCGCCAGCACGAGCAGGAGAGCGACCGCCGCTCCAGCATCCCCATCACTGTCCG gcagctggaggccaTCGTGCGCATTGCAGAGTCCCTCAGCAAGATGAAGCTGCAGCCCTTTGCCACTGAGGCAGATGTTGAGGAGGCCCTGAGGCTCTTCCAGGTGTCCACGCTTGATGCGGCCATGTCGGGCAGCTTGTCAG GGGCGGAAGGCTTCACGACGCAGGAGGACCAAGAGATGCTGTCCCGCATCGAAAAGCAGCTCAAGCGCCGCTTCGCCATCGGCTCGCAGGTGTCAGAGCACAGCATCGTCCAGGACTTCATGCGGCAG aaATACCCTGAGCACGCCATCTACAAGGTGCTGCAGCTGATGATGAGGCGGGGGGAGATCCAGCACCGCATGCAGCGCAAGGTCCTCTACCGCATCAAGTGA
- the HMOX1 gene encoding heme oxygenase 1: METSQKHGSESMSQDLSELLKEATKEVHEQAENTPFMKNFQKGQVSLQEFKLVTASLYFIYSALEEEIERNKDNPVYAPVYFPAELHRKAALEEDLKYFYGRNWREEIPCPEATQKYVERLHYVGRNHPELLVAHAYTRYLGDLSGGQVLKKIAQKALQLPSTGEGLAFFTFDGVSNATKFKQLYRSRMNALEMDLATKKRVLEEAKKAFLLNIQVFEALQELVSKSQENGHLVQPKADLRARSVNKSHEHGPAPGKESERTSRSQTDLVGTSPLVRWILALGFIVTTVAVGLFAM; encoded by the exons ATGGAAACTTCCCAGAAACACGGCTCTGAAAG cATGTCTCAGGACCTGTCGGAGCTCCTGAAGGAAGCCACCAAGGAGGTGCACGAGCAGGCGGAGAACACACCCTTCATGAAGAACTTCCAGAAGGGGCAGGTGTCCCTCCAAGAGTTTAAG ctCGTTACAGCATCCTTGTACTTCATCTATTCTGCTCTGGAGGAAGAGATTGAACGTAACAAGGACAACCCAGTTTATGCCCCTGTTTATTTTCCGGCGGAGCTGCACCGGAAAGCTGCCCTGGAGGAAGACTTGAAGTACTTCTACGGCAGGAACTGGAGGGAAGAGATCCCATGTCCTGAGGCTACTCAGAAATACGTTGAAAGGCTCCACTATGTAGGCAGGAACCACCCAGAGCTCCTGGTGGCCCATGCCTACACTCGCTATCTGGGAGACCTGTCTGGGGGGCAGGTGTTGAAGAAAATCGCCCAAAAGGCTCTCCAGCTGCCCAGCACTGGGGAGGGGCTGGCTTTCTTCACCTTCGACGGAGTCTCCAACGCCACCAAGTTCAAACAGCTCTATCGGTCCCGCATGAATGCCCTTGAGATGGACCTTGCTACTAAGAAAAGAGTCTTGGAGGAGGCCAAGAAAGCATTCCTGTTAAATATACAG GTGTTTGAGgcgctgcaggagctggtgtcGAAGAGCCAGGAGAACGGTCACCTTGTGCAGCCAAAGGCAGATCTTCGTGCTAGGAGCGTTAACAAATCACATGAGCACG GTCCAGCGCCTGGGAAAGAGAGTGAGAGGACAAGCAGGAGTCAGACAGACCTGGTGGGCACCTCTCCCCTCGTGCGGTGGATCCTTGCGCTTGGCTTCATAGTCACGACAGTCGCCGTGGGCTTGTTTGCTATGTGA